One Maribacter dokdonensis DSW-8 genomic region harbors:
- a CDS encoding PLDc N-terminal domain-containing protein, giving the protein MNLPAIFSFTLGIWQSLVIVALFVWVYCLVDIVRHEFKNDGKITWLLIVFFLPILGSLLYLSTGKSRRMLKA; this is encoded by the coding sequence ATGAATTTACCGGCAATTTTTTCATTTACATTAGGTATTTGGCAATCTTTAGTAATTGTAGCGCTTTTTGTTTGGGTGTATTGCTTAGTTGATATTGTACGCCATGAATTCAAGAATGACGGTAAAATTACATGGTTGCTAATTGTATTTTTTCTTCCAATTTTAGGTTCGCTTCTATATTTATCCACAGGGAAAAGTAGACGTATGCTAAAGGCATAA
- a CDS encoding DEAD/DEAH box helicase: protein MPLFTELKISRNLEKALEDLGFENTTPIQEKAFPIVMSGSDVVGIAQTGTGKTFAYLLPILNTLKFSKDIHPKIIVLVPTRELVVQVVEEVEKLAKYSGTRVLGVFGGKSMLKQKEALALGTDILVATPARLYDLILSKAVQLKQVKKLVIDEVDVMLDLGFRFQLVNIFELLPQRRQNIMFSATMTDDIELFITDFFTGVQKIAVAVSGTPLENITQFRYATPNFYTKVNLLVSLLQNEETYNKVLVFVSSKRSADLLFKELSEFFSEEICIIHSNKTQNYRLRSINQFDEGKNRILVTTDVMARGLDLQEISHVINFDTPTYPENYMHRIGRTGRAEKQGTSILLFTPQEEEAKNAIEELMSHQVEQLPLPDDVEIATQLTFDEQPKHRERDNPLNINEDERGSSFHEKSEKNKKENQGGSYKRIIKKKYSKPKTRGDKNYGKRGRNKK from the coding sequence ATGCCGTTATTTACCGAATTAAAAATATCTAGAAACTTAGAAAAAGCACTTGAAGATCTAGGTTTTGAAAATACTACTCCTATTCAAGAGAAAGCTTTTCCCATTGTAATGAGTGGTAGTGATGTTGTAGGTATAGCACAAACAGGTACCGGTAAAACGTTCGCCTATTTACTTCCTATTTTAAATACTTTAAAATTTTCAAAGGATATTCATCCAAAAATTATTGTATTGGTGCCTACACGTGAGTTGGTAGTACAAGTAGTGGAAGAGGTAGAAAAATTGGCAAAATATTCAGGAACAAGAGTATTAGGGGTGTTTGGAGGAAAAAGTATGCTAAAGCAAAAAGAGGCATTGGCATTGGGGACAGACATTTTGGTTGCCACACCTGCTCGTCTTTATGATTTGATATTATCCAAGGCTGTTCAATTAAAACAGGTTAAGAAACTGGTTATTGATGAGGTCGATGTTATGTTAGATTTAGGCTTTAGGTTTCAATTGGTCAATATTTTTGAATTATTGCCGCAAAGAAGGCAGAATATTATGTTCTCTGCCACCATGACAGATGATATTGAACTGTTTATTACGGATTTCTTTACAGGTGTTCAAAAAATTGCTGTTGCTGTAAGTGGTACTCCTTTAGAAAATATTACCCAATTTAGGTATGCGACACCAAATTTTTATACCAAGGTGAACCTTTTGGTGAGCTTATTGCAAAATGAAGAAACGTATAATAAAGTTTTAGTGTTTGTTTCCAGCAAGCGAAGCGCAGATTTGCTGTTTAAGGAATTGTCTGAATTTTTTAGCGAAGAGATATGTATTATACACTCCAATAAAACCCAAAACTATAGACTGCGTTCCATAAATCAGTTCGATGAAGGTAAGAATCGAATTTTGGTTACTACTGATGTTATGGCACGTGGGTTAGACCTGCAAGAGATATCTCATGTTATAAATTTTGATACTCCCACATATCCTGAAAATTACATGCACCGTATAGGTAGAACGGGTAGGGCAGAAAAACAAGGAACATCTATTTTATTATTTACACCACAAGAGGAAGAGGCAAAAAATGCCATTGAAGAATTAATGTCTCACCAAGTTGAGCAATTACCATTGCCCGATGATGTGGAAATTGCAACACAGTTAACTTTTGATGAACAACCAAAACATAGAGAGCGCGATAATCCATTGAATATCAACGAAGATGAACGTGGCTCAAGTTTTCATGAGAAGTCTGAAAAGAACAAGAAGGAAAATCAAGGCGGTTCCTATAAGCGTATTATTAAAAAGAAATACTCTAAACCCAAAACCCGAGGCGACAAAAACTACGGTAAACGTGGAAGAAATAAAAAATAA